A window from Mesorhizobium sp. WSM2240 encodes these proteins:
- the dnaN gene encoding DNA polymerase III subunit beta, translated as MRVILERSNLLKSLNHVHRVVERRNTIPILSNVLLAAEGQSLELKATDLDLEITEATAAKVERAGATTVPAHLLYDIIRKLPEGAEVMLKTDEDGNAMTVASGRSSFRLQCLPQSDFPELSAGSFSHIFRLESAALKGLIDKTQFAISTEETRYYLNGIYFHTIETGGKLKLRSVATDGHRLARAEMDAPAGSEGMPGIIIPRKTVSELQKLVDDPDVAVTTELSDTKIRFTIGSVVLTSKLIDGTFPDYQRVIPTGNDKKLIIDRETFARAVDRVSTISSERGRAVKLTISDGQLTLAVNNPDSGSATEELAADYSSDPIEIGFNAKYLLDVAAQLSGSEARFMLADAGSPTLIHDTSDEHALYVLMPMRV; from the coding sequence ATGCGTGTAATCCTGGAACGCTCAAACCTCTTGAAGTCGCTGAACCACGTCCATCGCGTGGTCGAACGGCGCAACACCATCCCTATCCTGTCCAACGTGCTGCTCGCCGCCGAGGGCCAGAGTCTCGAACTGAAGGCGACCGACCTAGACCTCGAAATCACCGAGGCGACGGCGGCCAAGGTCGAGCGAGCCGGCGCGACCACCGTTCCGGCGCATCTGCTCTACGACATCATTCGCAAGCTGCCGGAAGGCGCCGAGGTGATGCTGAAGACCGATGAGGACGGCAACGCCATGACGGTGGCCTCGGGGCGGTCGAGCTTCCGACTGCAGTGTCTGCCGCAGTCGGATTTCCCGGAACTCTCGGCCGGCTCGTTTTCGCATATATTCCGCCTGGAATCGGCGGCGCTGAAGGGGCTGATCGACAAGACTCAGTTCGCGATCTCGACCGAAGAAACGCGCTATTATCTGAACGGCATCTATTTCCATACCATCGAGACCGGCGGGAAGCTGAAGCTGCGTTCGGTGGCGACCGACGGTCACCGGCTGGCGCGCGCGGAAATGGATGCGCCGGCGGGCTCCGAGGGCATGCCCGGCATCATTATTCCGCGCAAGACGGTCAGCGAACTGCAGAAGCTGGTCGACGATCCGGACGTGGCCGTCACCACGGAACTGTCGGACACCAAGATCCGCTTCACCATCGGCAGCGTGGTTTTGACTTCGAAGCTGATCGACGGCACGTTTCCCGACTATCAGCGGGTCATCCCGACAGGCAACGACAAGAAGCTCATCATCGACCGCGAAACCTTCGCGCGCGCCGTCGACCGTGTGTCGACGATCTCATCGGAGCGCGGCCGCGCCGTGAAGCTGACCATTTCCGACGGGCAGCTGACGCTCGCCGTCAACAATCCGGATTCCGGCAGCGCGACCGAGGAACTGGCCGCCGACTACTCGTCCGATCCCATTGAGATCGGCTTCAACGCAAAATATCTGCTGGATGTCGCAGCGCAGCTTTCGGGCAGTGAAGCGCGCTTCATGCTGGCCGATGCCGGGTCGCCGACCCTGATCCACGACACGTCGGACGAGCACGCGCTGTACGTGCTCATGCCGATGCGCGTCTAG
- the recF gene encoding DNA replication/repair protein RecF encodes METVHISKLTLADFRNYAALALELKPGPVVFTGENGAGKTNLLEAISFLTPGRGLRRAPYGDVAREGSAGGFAVHASLDGPEGPVEIGTGTSGAEAEGGRRVRINGANARSAEEMLEWLRVVWLTPAMDALFTGPAGDRRRFLDRLVLAIDARHGQRALDYEKAMRGRNRLLADDSRDRAWFEAIEGQMAETGVAIAAARVELVRLLAAMIEKLPDSGPFPQADISLAGTLEARIGLEPAVDTEEGFREGLAQGRDRDRAAGRTLEGPHRSDLIVSHRPKAMPAELCSTGEQKALLVGIVLSHARLCGEMSGQVPILLLDEIAAHLDTGRRAALFSILEELNCQVFMTGTEPALFSSLKGKAQFLTVDHGRVFPTLEA; translated from the coding sequence GTGGAAACGGTCCACATAAGCAAGCTTACGCTTGCCGATTTCCGCAATTACGCGGCGCTCGCGCTTGAACTCAAGCCCGGGCCGGTGGTGTTTACCGGCGAAAACGGCGCCGGCAAAACCAATCTGCTCGAAGCGATATCCTTCCTGACCCCTGGGCGCGGACTGCGCCGCGCCCCCTATGGCGATGTCGCCCGCGAGGGAAGCGCCGGCGGGTTTGCTGTCCACGCCAGCCTCGACGGGCCGGAGGGACCGGTGGAGATCGGCACCGGGACCAGCGGCGCGGAGGCTGAGGGGGGGCGGCGGGTGCGCATAAACGGCGCCAACGCCCGCTCCGCCGAGGAAATGCTCGAATGGCTGCGTGTCGTGTGGCTGACGCCGGCCATGGATGCGCTGTTCACCGGGCCGGCTGGTGACCGGCGGCGCTTCCTCGACCGGCTGGTGCTGGCGATCGACGCGCGCCACGGCCAGCGCGCTCTGGACTACGAGAAAGCGATGCGCGGACGCAACCGGCTGCTTGCCGACGATTCGCGCGACCGCGCCTGGTTCGAGGCGATCGAGGGCCAGATGGCGGAAACCGGGGTGGCGATCGCGGCAGCGCGCGTCGAACTGGTGCGGCTGCTTGCGGCGATGATCGAGAAACTGCCCGACAGCGGTCCGTTTCCGCAGGCCGACATCAGCCTTGCCGGAACGCTCGAGGCGCGGATCGGGCTGGAGCCGGCCGTCGACACCGAGGAAGGCTTTCGCGAGGGGCTGGCGCAGGGGCGGGACCGCGACCGCGCCGCTGGCCGCACTCTCGAAGGCCCGCACCGCTCGGATCTGATCGTGAGCCACCGCCCCAAGGCGATGCCGGCGGAACTCTGCTCCACCGGCGAACAGAAGGCGCTGTTGGTCGGCATCGTTCTGTCGCATGCCAGGCTCTGCGGCGAGATGTCGGGCCAGGTGCCGATCCTGCTGCTCGATGAGATTGCCGCACATCTCGACACCGGCAGGCGCGCCGCGCTGTTTTCCATCCTGGAGGAACTGAACTGCCAGGTCTTCATGACCGGCACGGAGCCAGCGCTGTTTTCCAGCCTAAAAGGGAAGGCACAGTTCCTGACAGTCGATCACGGCCGCGTCTTTCCGACGCTTGAAGCGTAA
- a CDS encoding molybdopterin-synthase adenylyltransferase MoeB: protein MDAATPLTPEELERYARHIVLPEIGGAGQQKLKRARVLVVGAGGLGAPVLQYLAAAGIGTLAIVDNDHVSLSNLQRQVVHDTQSIGMAKTESARAAISRINPNVIVILHDLRVTAANAAQLVSQYDIVADGSDNFETRYAIADACAAEGKPLVHAAVGRFDGSITVLKPFESDAEGRPNPSYRDLFPSPPPPGLVPSCAEAGILGVLTGVVGTLQAMEVIKLVTGIGEPLVGKLLLYDALAARFETMRYKRA from the coding sequence ATGGATGCTGCGACGCCGCTTACCCCCGAAGAACTTGAGCGCTATGCGCGCCACATCGTGCTGCCTGAGATTGGTGGCGCGGGCCAGCAAAAGCTAAAACGCGCGCGTGTGCTGGTGGTCGGCGCCGGCGGACTCGGTGCGCCGGTGCTGCAATATCTCGCGGCGGCCGGAATCGGCACGCTGGCGATAGTGGACAACGATCACGTCTCGCTGTCGAATTTGCAGCGGCAGGTGGTGCACGACACCCAGTCGATAGGCATGGCCAAGACCGAAAGCGCGCGTGCGGCGATTTCCCGGATAAACCCGAACGTTATCGTCATCCTGCACGATCTGCGCGTGACTGCGGCGAATGCCGCGCAGCTTGTGTCGCAATACGACATCGTTGCCGACGGCTCCGACAATTTCGAGACGCGCTATGCGATCGCCGATGCATGCGCGGCGGAAGGAAAGCCGCTGGTACATGCGGCGGTCGGGCGGTTCGACGGTTCGATAACAGTGCTGAAACCGTTCGAAAGCGATGCGGAGGGACGGCCGAACCCGAGCTACCGCGATCTTTTCCCTTCGCCGCCGCCGCCCGGCCTGGTGCCGTCATGCGCCGAGGCCGGCATTCTGGGCGTGTTGACCGGCGTGGTCGGGACGCTGCAGGCGATGGAAGTGATCAAGCTTGTCACCGGCATCGGCGAGCCGCTGGTCGGAAAACTGCTGCTCTACGATGCGCTTGCCGCGCGTTTCGAGACGATGCGCTACAAGCGAGCCTGA
- a CDS encoding GNAT family N-acetyltransferase produces the protein MRDAPTVLIERLPAGFDRWEEVLSLINRSFAYMDGVIDPPSSARRLTVEGLRRKAQEEAGFLATCDGRIVGCVFVVEREHDCYIGKLAVEPELQGQGIGKKLVEATEEFAAAIGRTALELQTRIELTANHAAFARLGFRETTRTAHEGFHRPTSITMRKVLR, from the coding sequence ATGCGCGATGCCCCGACTGTGCTGATCGAGCGGCTGCCCGCCGGTTTCGACCGCTGGGAAGAAGTGCTTTCGCTGATCAACCGCTCCTTCGCCTATATGGACGGCGTCATCGACCCGCCGTCGTCCGCCCGTCGGCTTACAGTGGAAGGACTGCGCCGCAAAGCGCAGGAGGAGGCCGGTTTTCTGGCGACATGCGACGGCAGGATCGTCGGCTGTGTCTTCGTGGTCGAGCGGGAGCACGACTGCTACATTGGCAAGCTGGCAGTCGAGCCGGAACTCCAGGGCCAAGGCATCGGTAAAAAGCTCGTCGAGGCGACCGAGGAATTCGCGGCGGCTATCGGTAGGACCGCGCTGGAACTTCAAACGCGCATAGAGTTGACCGCCAACCACGCAGCATTCGCCCGACTCGGCTTCCGCGAGACAACTCGCACCGCGCATGAGGGCTTCCACCGGCCAACGTCCATCACGATGCGCAAGGTGCTGCGGTGA
- a CDS encoding aconitase X catalytic domain-containing protein, translating to MTLALSAQERAVAAGSHGAGAAMAMRIVADSARLLGAPRLIPIASAHIDGGLYHGDSGTLFAERLVEGGARVAVRATLNVGALDLMGCSRVRLQEPERGMARRMMEAYRRLGCEQSWTCAPYQAGHRPAFGSDVAWGESNAVVFCNSVLGARTNRYGDFLDIACAITGRAPDYGLHRPDNRVARLIFDVGALPAAFMASEVAWPVLGSLYGREVGNTIGVITGVPKHPDDDALKAFGAAAASTGAVGLFHIAGVTPEAPDVETALGFVPPERTIRVTPAMAANAQARLSTAEAPDAIDAVAIGSPHLSLAEFDALERLIAGRRLAVPIHACTGRHVLSELERDGRRQALEALGVVVVADTCVVVTPILTGLPGGVLMTNSGKFAQYAPPNTGYSVLYGSLADCVESAVSGKPSFTEAFS from the coding sequence GTGACGCTGGCGCTGTCGGCGCAGGAGCGCGCGGTCGCAGCGGGTTCGCATGGAGCTGGCGCGGCGATGGCGATGCGGATCGTGGCTGACAGCGCGCGGCTGCTCGGCGCGCCGCGGCTGATCCCGATCGCATCGGCGCATATCGACGGGGGGCTCTACCACGGCGATTCCGGCACGCTGTTCGCCGAAAGACTGGTCGAAGGCGGCGCGCGGGTCGCGGTGCGCGCGACGTTGAATGTCGGCGCGCTCGACCTGATGGGGTGCTCGCGGGTGCGGCTGCAAGAGCCGGAGCGCGGCATGGCGCGGCGGATGATGGAGGCCTACCGCAGGCTTGGCTGCGAGCAGAGCTGGACCTGCGCGCCTTACCAGGCAGGCCACCGGCCTGCGTTCGGCAGCGACGTCGCCTGGGGCGAATCCAATGCGGTGGTGTTCTGCAATTCGGTGCTCGGCGCGCGCACCAACCGCTATGGCGATTTCCTTGACATCGCCTGCGCCATCACAGGCCGCGCGCCCGATTACGGCCTGCACCGGCCGGACAACCGCGTCGCCAGGCTCATCTTCGACGTCGGCGCACTGCCCGCAGCCTTCATGGCCTCCGAGGTCGCATGGCCGGTGCTCGGCAGCCTCTATGGCCGCGAGGTAGGAAACACGATCGGCGTGATCACTGGCGTACCGAAACATCCTGACGATGACGCGTTGAAAGCGTTTGGCGCGGCCGCGGCCTCGACCGGCGCGGTCGGGCTCTTTCATATCGCCGGCGTGACGCCGGAGGCGCCTGATGTCGAGACGGCGCTGGGCTTCGTGCCGCCGGAAAGGACAATCCGCGTGACGCCGGCCATGGCGGCGAACGCGCAGGCGCGTCTGTCGACAGCGGAAGCGCCGGACGCAATTGATGCCGTGGCGATAGGCAGCCCGCATCTGTCGCTCGCCGAGTTCGACGCGCTGGAGCGGCTTATCGCCGGGCGACGGCTCGCCGTGCCGATCCATGCCTGCACCGGCCGGCACGTGCTCTCCGAACTGGAGCGGGACGGGCGGCGGCAGGCGCTGGAAGCGCTCGGCGTCGTCGTCGTCGCCGACACCTGCGTCGTCGTCACGCCGATACTGACCGGTTTGCCGGGCGGCGTCCTGATGACCAATTCCGGGAAATTCGCGCAGTATGCGCCGCCCAATACCGGTTATTCGGTG